From Andrena cerasifolii isolate SP2316 chromosome 12, iyAndCera1_principal, whole genome shotgun sequence, a single genomic window includes:
- the Unk gene encoding RING finger protein unk isoform X9 — protein MKSDSKPLLTAQAEKANHYTYLKEFRVEQCPLFIQRKCTQHRPFTCFNWHFMNQRRRRPVRKRDRTFNYSADNYCTKYDETTGICPDGDECPFLHRTAGDTERRYHLRYYKTCMCVHDTDARGFCVKNGPHCAFAHGNHDLRPPVYDIKEIQALENPDSDPNSSSNGPNILDKERNLMNEDPKWQDTNYVLSNYKTEPCKRPPRLCRQGYACPQYHNSKDKRRSPRKYKYRSTPCPNVKHGEEWGEPGNCEQGDACTYCHTRTEQQFHPEIYKSTKCNDVQQAGYCPRGVFCAFAHVDQEMSLARDMAVPIDCGTNLADILSNALPPDKRSHEKDKPLSDSSNGSGEVSESASTSSVGSNSSHNKAPGAQLHNSNSNTTVNTSNQQKLTSILYNAGSLLQVGEIRKQMVAIDSDPLLTKAEKAQQKQSLYIAYSLNGTLGSHSLATTVSPLSSSFYPNDTVESVVGNALDELHLDDPLNLVESIHRDTNSPISNSISAGLASSGLLGSSAPVNIPGMAERSVLSNFSPSTSSPLQQLQSASFLTGSRFSHQDSMESTMPFMNQVSDPFSNHISQLSSSASKLSGFNSSLFDFTNQGMSPSRTQPLPASPLVNAFSISPSNTGSLSEVQRLREELTSSRAQLATWDDRINQARAACAAWQLETEEATSRARIAEQQRDEALLKVKALTAENEASSGGPYLHALRRISELRSLSIAALKTIQSQLRSDLEEVEKVLYRETATKCMVCEEQNRTVTLSPCNHYVVCSTCAPNQRECPYCQTPVVSTS, from the exons ATGAAGTCCGACTCTAAACCTTTGTTGACAGCTCAGGCGGAAAAGGCGAATCATTACAC ATACTTGAAGGAATTTCGCGTCGAACAATGTCCCCTCTTTATACAGCGCAAATGCACACAGCACCGACCCTTCACGTGCTTCAACTGGCACTTTATGAACCAGCGGAGGCGCAGACCGGTGAGAAAGAGGGACCGCACCTTCAACTATAGCGCCGATAATTATTGCACCAAGTACGACGAGACCACCGGCATATGTCCAGATGGAGACGA GTGTCCATTCCTTCATCGCACTGCCGGAGACACAGAAAGACGTTACCACCTACGTTATTACAAAACATGCATGTGCGTCCATGATACGGATGCACGTGGATTCTGTGTTAAGAATGGACCTCACTGTGCCTTCGCGCATGGCAATCATGACCTTCGACCACCGGTCTACGACATCAAAGAAATACAGGCGCTGGAGAACCCCGATTCGGATCCGAACTCGTCGTCGAATGGGCCGAACATACTCGACAAAGAGAGGAATCTAATGAACGAAGATCCAAAGTGGCAGGACACGAATTATGTACTCAGTAATTATAAGACGGAGCCCTGTAAACGTCCACCTAGACTTTGCCGCCAGGGCTATGCTTGTCCGCAGTATCACAATAGCAAAGACAAGAGGCGCAGTCCACGTAAATACAAATACCG ATCAACGCCATGCCCCAATGTGAAACACGGAGAGGAATGGGGTGAGCCGGGTAATTGCGAGCAAGGAGATGCTTGTACATATTGCCACACACGTACCGAGCAGCAATTCCACCCTGAAATATATAAATCGACAAAGTGCAACGACGTGCAGCAGGCTGGTTATTGTCCACGCGGAGTCTTCTGTGCCTTCGCACATGTTGATC AAGAAATGAGCCTGGCGAGGGACATGGCGGTACCCATAGATTGTGGCACCAATCTGGCAGATATTCTCAGCAATGCGCTTCCACCTGACAAGCGCAGTCATGAAAAGGACAAACCACTTAGTGATAGCAGT AATGGAAGTGGTGAAGTATCAGAGTCGGCGAGTACCAGCAGCGTTGGTAGCAACAGTTCACACAATAAAGCTCCCGGTGCTCAGCTTCATAACTCCAATTCCAATACCACTGTAAATACTTCCAATCAGCAGAAATTAACAAGCATACTTTACAATGCCGGTTCCCTCCTGCAGGTT GGTGAAATACGAAAGCAAATGGTTGCTATAGATAGTGATCCTCTATTAACAAAAGCTGAGAAGGCTCAACAGAAGCAAAGTCTATATATCGCTTATAGTTTGAATGGAACGCTGGGTAGCCATTCTCTAGCAACCACCGTTTCGCCGCTTTCGAGCTCATTTTATCCGAATGACACCGTGGAATCTGTAGTAG GAAATGCATTAGACGAGTTACATCTAGACGATCCTTTAAATTTAGTAGAATCAATTCATAGGGATACTAATTCACCAATTAGCAATTCGATATCAGCAGGCCTAGCGAGCTCTGGATTATTGGGAAGCTCGGCTCCAGTTAATATCCCCGGAATGGCTGAACGTTCTGTTCTATCTAATTTCTCACCATCTACATCCAGTCCGCTTCAGCAATTGCAATCAGCTAGCTTTCTTACCGGGTCCAGATTTTCTCATCAAGATTCGATGGAATCG ACAATGCCATTTATGAATCAAGTATCTGATCCATTTAGCAATCATATTTCGCAACTTAGCAGTTCAGCTTCTAAACTTAGCGGATTCAATAGTAGCTTATTTGATTTTACAAATCAAGGAATGTCTCCATCTCGTACGCAACCTCTCCCAGCATCTCCATTGGTAAATGCATTTTCCATTAGTCCGAGTAATACAGGATCTTTGTCTGAG GTGCAAAGGCTCAGAGAAGAGCTGACGTCGAGCCGCGCCCAGTTAGCGACCTGGGACGATCGAATTAATCAGGCAAGAGCAGCTTGCGCCGCGTGGCAATTAGAAACCGAAGAAGCTACAAGCAGAGCAAGAATTGCCGAACAGCAAAGGGATGAG GCCTTACTGAAAGTGAAAGCATTGACGGCCGAAAACGAGGCGTCTAGCGGTGGCCCGTATCTTCACGCTTTGAGAAGAATAAGTGAGCTCAGATCGTTATCGATAGCTgcattaaaaacaattcaatCGCAGCTACGCTCGGATCTCgaagaagtggaaaag GTGCTGTACAGAGAAACGGCAACAAAGTGCATGGTTTGTGAGGAACAAAATCGCACTGTTACCCTCTCACCCTGTAACCACTACGTGGTCTGCTCAACGTGCGCTCCAAATCAACGTGAGTGCCCGTACTGCCAGACTCCGGTTGTCTCCACAAGTTAG
- the Unk gene encoding RING finger protein unk isoform X11: protein MCSSVDSHSRYLKEFRVEQCPLFIQRKCTQHRPFTCFNWHFMNQRRRRPVRKRDRTFNYSADNYCTKYDETTGICPDGDECPFLHRTAGDTERRYHLRYYKTCMCVHDTDARGFCVKNGPHCAFAHGNHDLRPPVYDIKEIQALENPDSDPNSSSNGPNILDKERNLMNEDPKWQDTNYVLSNYKTEPCKRPPRLCRQGYACPQYHNSKDKRRSPRKYKYRSTPCPNVKHGEEWGEPGNCEQGDACTYCHTRTEQQFHPEIYKSTKCNDVQQAGYCPRGVFCAFAHVDLLPTEEMSLARDMAVPIDCGTNLADILSNALPPDKRSHEKDKPLSDSSNGSGEVSESASTSSVGSNSSHNKAPGAQLHNSNSNTTVNTSNQQKLTSILYNAGSLLQVGEIRKQMVAIDSDPLLTKAEKAQQKQSLYIAYSLNGTLGSHSLATTVSPLSSSFYPNDTVESVVGNALDELHLDDPLNLVESIHRDTNSPISNSISAGLASSGLLGSSAPVNIPGMAERSVLSNFSPSTSSPLQQLQSASFLTGSRFSHQDSMESTMPFMNQVSDPFSNHISQLSSSASKLSGFNSSLFDFTNQGMSPSRTQPLPASPLVNAFSISPSNTGSLSEVQRLREELTSSRAQLATWDDRINQARAACAAWQLETEEATSRARIAEQQRDEALLKVKALTAENEASSGGPYLHALRRISELRSLSIAALKTIQSQLRSDLEEVEKVLYRETATKCMVCEEQNRTVTLSPCNHYVVCSTCAPNQRECPYCQTPVVSTS from the exons ATGTGTAGCTCTGTGGATTCGCATTCCAGATACTTGAAGGAATTTCGCGTCGAACAATGTCCCCTCTTTATACAGCGCAAATGCACACAGCACCGACCCTTCACGTGCTTCAACTGGCACTTTATGAACCAGCGGAGGCGCAGACCGGTGAGAAAGAGGGACCGCACCTTCAACTATAGCGCCGATAATTATTGCACCAAGTACGACGAGACCACCGGCATATGTCCAGATGGAGACGA GTGTCCATTCCTTCATCGCACTGCCGGAGACACAGAAAGACGTTACCACCTACGTTATTACAAAACATGCATGTGCGTCCATGATACGGATGCACGTGGATTCTGTGTTAAGAATGGACCTCACTGTGCCTTCGCGCATGGCAATCATGACCTTCGACCACCGGTCTACGACATCAAAGAAATACAGGCGCTGGAGAACCCCGATTCGGATCCGAACTCGTCGTCGAATGGGCCGAACATACTCGACAAAGAGAGGAATCTAATGAACGAAGATCCAAAGTGGCAGGACACGAATTATGTACTCAGTAATTATAAGACGGAGCCCTGTAAACGTCCACCTAGACTTTGCCGCCAGGGCTATGCTTGTCCGCAGTATCACAATAGCAAAGACAAGAGGCGCAGTCCACGTAAATACAAATACCG ATCAACGCCATGCCCCAATGTGAAACACGGAGAGGAATGGGGTGAGCCGGGTAATTGCGAGCAAGGAGATGCTTGTACATATTGCCACACACGTACCGAGCAGCAATTCCACCCTGAAATATATAAATCGACAAAGTGCAACGACGTGCAGCAGGCTGGTTATTGTCCACGCGGAGTCTTCTGTGCCTTCGCACATGTTGATC TGTTGCCAACAGAAGAAATGAGCCTGGCGAGGGACATGGCGGTACCCATAGATTGTGGCACCAATCTGGCAGATATTCTCAGCAATGCGCTTCCACCTGACAAGCGCAGTCATGAAAAGGACAAACCACTTAGTGATAGCAGT AATGGAAGTGGTGAAGTATCAGAGTCGGCGAGTACCAGCAGCGTTGGTAGCAACAGTTCACACAATAAAGCTCCCGGTGCTCAGCTTCATAACTCCAATTCCAATACCACTGTAAATACTTCCAATCAGCAGAAATTAACAAGCATACTTTACAATGCCGGTTCCCTCCTGCAGGTT GGTGAAATACGAAAGCAAATGGTTGCTATAGATAGTGATCCTCTATTAACAAAAGCTGAGAAGGCTCAACAGAAGCAAAGTCTATATATCGCTTATAGTTTGAATGGAACGCTGGGTAGCCATTCTCTAGCAACCACCGTTTCGCCGCTTTCGAGCTCATTTTATCCGAATGACACCGTGGAATCTGTAGTAG GAAATGCATTAGACGAGTTACATCTAGACGATCCTTTAAATTTAGTAGAATCAATTCATAGGGATACTAATTCACCAATTAGCAATTCGATATCAGCAGGCCTAGCGAGCTCTGGATTATTGGGAAGCTCGGCTCCAGTTAATATCCCCGGAATGGCTGAACGTTCTGTTCTATCTAATTTCTCACCATCTACATCCAGTCCGCTTCAGCAATTGCAATCAGCTAGCTTTCTTACCGGGTCCAGATTTTCTCATCAAGATTCGATGGAATCG ACAATGCCATTTATGAATCAAGTATCTGATCCATTTAGCAATCATATTTCGCAACTTAGCAGTTCAGCTTCTAAACTTAGCGGATTCAATAGTAGCTTATTTGATTTTACAAATCAAGGAATGTCTCCATCTCGTACGCAACCTCTCCCAGCATCTCCATTGGTAAATGCATTTTCCATTAGTCCGAGTAATACAGGATCTTTGTCTGAG GTGCAAAGGCTCAGAGAAGAGCTGACGTCGAGCCGCGCCCAGTTAGCGACCTGGGACGATCGAATTAATCAGGCAAGAGCAGCTTGCGCCGCGTGGCAATTAGAAACCGAAGAAGCTACAAGCAGAGCAAGAATTGCCGAACAGCAAAGGGATGAG GCCTTACTGAAAGTGAAAGCATTGACGGCCGAAAACGAGGCGTCTAGCGGTGGCCCGTATCTTCACGCTTTGAGAAGAATAAGTGAGCTCAGATCGTTATCGATAGCTgcattaaaaacaattcaatCGCAGCTACGCTCGGATCTCgaagaagtggaaaag GTGCTGTACAGAGAAACGGCAACAAAGTGCATGGTTTGTGAGGAACAAAATCGCACTGTTACCCTCTCACCCTGTAACCACTACGTGGTCTGCTCAACGTGCGCTCCAAATCAACGTGAGTGCCCGTACTGCCAGACTCCGGTTGTCTCCACAAGTTAG
- the Unk gene encoding RING finger protein unk isoform X1, whose translation MKSDSKPLLTAQAEKANHYTYLKEFRVEQCPLFIQRKCTQHRPFTCFNWHFMNQRRRRPVRKRDRTFNYSADNYCTKYDETTGICPDGDECPFLHRTAGDTERRYHLRYYKTCMCVHDTDARGFCVKNGPHCAFAHGNHDLRPPVYDIKEIQALENPDSDPNSSSNGPNILDKERNLMNEDPKWQDTNYVLSNYKTEPCKRPPRLCRQGYACPQYHNSKDKRRSPRKYKYRHFRSTPCPNVKHGEEWGEPGNCEQGDACTYCHTRTEQQFHPEIYKSTKCNDVQQAGYCPRGVFCAFAHVDRECTLINLLPTEEMSLARDMAVPIDCGTNLADILSNALPPDKRSHEKDKPLSDSSNGSGEVSESASTSSVGSNSSHNKAPGAQLHNSNSNTTVNTSNQQKLTSILYNAGSLLQVGEIRKQMVAIDSDPLLTKAEKAQQKQSLYIAYSLNGTLGSHSLATTVSPLSSSFYPNDTVESVVGNALDELHLDDPLNLVESIHRDTNSPISNSISAGLASSGLLGSSAPVNIPGMAERSVLSNFSPSTSSPLQQLQSASFLTGSRFSHQDSMESTMPFMNQVSDPFSNHISQLSSSASKLSGFNSSLFDFTNQGMSPSRTQPLPASPLVNAFSISPSNTGSLSEVQRLREELTSSRAQLATWDDRINQARAACAAWQLETEEATSRARIAEQQRDEALLKVKALTAENEASSGGPYLHALRRISELRSLSIAALKTIQSQLRSDLEEVEKVLYRETATKCMVCEEQNRTVTLSPCNHYVVCSTCAPNQRECPYCQTPVVSTS comes from the exons ATGAAGTCCGACTCTAAACCTTTGTTGACAGCTCAGGCGGAAAAGGCGAATCATTACAC ATACTTGAAGGAATTTCGCGTCGAACAATGTCCCCTCTTTATACAGCGCAAATGCACACAGCACCGACCCTTCACGTGCTTCAACTGGCACTTTATGAACCAGCGGAGGCGCAGACCGGTGAGAAAGAGGGACCGCACCTTCAACTATAGCGCCGATAATTATTGCACCAAGTACGACGAGACCACCGGCATATGTCCAGATGGAGACGA GTGTCCATTCCTTCATCGCACTGCCGGAGACACAGAAAGACGTTACCACCTACGTTATTACAAAACATGCATGTGCGTCCATGATACGGATGCACGTGGATTCTGTGTTAAGAATGGACCTCACTGTGCCTTCGCGCATGGCAATCATGACCTTCGACCACCGGTCTACGACATCAAAGAAATACAGGCGCTGGAGAACCCCGATTCGGATCCGAACTCGTCGTCGAATGGGCCGAACATACTCGACAAAGAGAGGAATCTAATGAACGAAGATCCAAAGTGGCAGGACACGAATTATGTACTCAGTAATTATAAGACGGAGCCCTGTAAACGTCCACCTAGACTTTGCCGCCAGGGCTATGCTTGTCCGCAGTATCACAATAGCAAAGACAAGAGGCGCAGTCCACGTAAATACAAATACCG TCATTTTAGATCAACGCCATGCCCCAATGTGAAACACGGAGAGGAATGGGGTGAGCCGGGTAATTGCGAGCAAGGAGATGCTTGTACATATTGCCACACACGTACCGAGCAGCAATTCCACCCTGAAATATATAAATCGACAAAGTGCAACGACGTGCAGCAGGCTGGTTATTGTCCACGCGGAGTCTTCTGTGCCTTCGCACATGTTGATCGTGAGTGTACCCTCATAAATC TGTTGCCAACAGAAGAAATGAGCCTGGCGAGGGACATGGCGGTACCCATAGATTGTGGCACCAATCTGGCAGATATTCTCAGCAATGCGCTTCCACCTGACAAGCGCAGTCATGAAAAGGACAAACCACTTAGTGATAGCAGT AATGGAAGTGGTGAAGTATCAGAGTCGGCGAGTACCAGCAGCGTTGGTAGCAACAGTTCACACAATAAAGCTCCCGGTGCTCAGCTTCATAACTCCAATTCCAATACCACTGTAAATACTTCCAATCAGCAGAAATTAACAAGCATACTTTACAATGCCGGTTCCCTCCTGCAGGTT GGTGAAATACGAAAGCAAATGGTTGCTATAGATAGTGATCCTCTATTAACAAAAGCTGAGAAGGCTCAACAGAAGCAAAGTCTATATATCGCTTATAGTTTGAATGGAACGCTGGGTAGCCATTCTCTAGCAACCACCGTTTCGCCGCTTTCGAGCTCATTTTATCCGAATGACACCGTGGAATCTGTAGTAG GAAATGCATTAGACGAGTTACATCTAGACGATCCTTTAAATTTAGTAGAATCAATTCATAGGGATACTAATTCACCAATTAGCAATTCGATATCAGCAGGCCTAGCGAGCTCTGGATTATTGGGAAGCTCGGCTCCAGTTAATATCCCCGGAATGGCTGAACGTTCTGTTCTATCTAATTTCTCACCATCTACATCCAGTCCGCTTCAGCAATTGCAATCAGCTAGCTTTCTTACCGGGTCCAGATTTTCTCATCAAGATTCGATGGAATCG ACAATGCCATTTATGAATCAAGTATCTGATCCATTTAGCAATCATATTTCGCAACTTAGCAGTTCAGCTTCTAAACTTAGCGGATTCAATAGTAGCTTATTTGATTTTACAAATCAAGGAATGTCTCCATCTCGTACGCAACCTCTCCCAGCATCTCCATTGGTAAATGCATTTTCCATTAGTCCGAGTAATACAGGATCTTTGTCTGAG GTGCAAAGGCTCAGAGAAGAGCTGACGTCGAGCCGCGCCCAGTTAGCGACCTGGGACGATCGAATTAATCAGGCAAGAGCAGCTTGCGCCGCGTGGCAATTAGAAACCGAAGAAGCTACAAGCAGAGCAAGAATTGCCGAACAGCAAAGGGATGAG GCCTTACTGAAAGTGAAAGCATTGACGGCCGAAAACGAGGCGTCTAGCGGTGGCCCGTATCTTCACGCTTTGAGAAGAATAAGTGAGCTCAGATCGTTATCGATAGCTgcattaaaaacaattcaatCGCAGCTACGCTCGGATCTCgaagaagtggaaaag GTGCTGTACAGAGAAACGGCAACAAAGTGCATGGTTTGTGAGGAACAAAATCGCACTGTTACCCTCTCACCCTGTAACCACTACGTGGTCTGCTCAACGTGCGCTCCAAATCAACGTGAGTGCCCGTACTGCCAGACTCCGGTTGTCTCCACAAGTTAG
- the Unk gene encoding RING finger protein unk isoform X2: protein MKSDSKPLLTAQAEKANHYTYLKEFRVEQCPLFIQRKCTQHRPFTCFNWHFMNQRRRRPVRKRDRTFNYSADNYCTKYDETTGICPDGDECPFLHRTAGDTERRYHLRYYKTCMCVHDTDARGFCVKNGPHCAFAHGNHDLRPPVYDIKEIQALENPDSDPNSSSNGPNILDKERNLMNEDPKWQDTNYVLSNYKTEPCKRPPRLCRQGYACPQYHNSKDKRRSPRKYKYRHFRSTPCPNVKHGEEWGEPGNCEQGDACTYCHTRTEQQFHPEIYKSTKCNDVQQAGYCPRGVFCAFAHVDRECTLINLLPTEEMSLARDMAVPIDCGTNLADILSNALPPDKRSHEKDKPLSDSSNGSGEVSESASTSSVGSNSSHNKAPGAQLHNSNSNTTVNTSNQQKLTSILYNAGSLLQGEIRKQMVAIDSDPLLTKAEKAQQKQSLYIAYSLNGTLGSHSLATTVSPLSSSFYPNDTVESVVGNALDELHLDDPLNLVESIHRDTNSPISNSISAGLASSGLLGSSAPVNIPGMAERSVLSNFSPSTSSPLQQLQSASFLTGSRFSHQDSMESTMPFMNQVSDPFSNHISQLSSSASKLSGFNSSLFDFTNQGMSPSRTQPLPASPLVNAFSISPSNTGSLSEVQRLREELTSSRAQLATWDDRINQARAACAAWQLETEEATSRARIAEQQRDEALLKVKALTAENEASSGGPYLHALRRISELRSLSIAALKTIQSQLRSDLEEVEKVLYRETATKCMVCEEQNRTVTLSPCNHYVVCSTCAPNQRECPYCQTPVVSTS from the exons ATGAAGTCCGACTCTAAACCTTTGTTGACAGCTCAGGCGGAAAAGGCGAATCATTACAC ATACTTGAAGGAATTTCGCGTCGAACAATGTCCCCTCTTTATACAGCGCAAATGCACACAGCACCGACCCTTCACGTGCTTCAACTGGCACTTTATGAACCAGCGGAGGCGCAGACCGGTGAGAAAGAGGGACCGCACCTTCAACTATAGCGCCGATAATTATTGCACCAAGTACGACGAGACCACCGGCATATGTCCAGATGGAGACGA GTGTCCATTCCTTCATCGCACTGCCGGAGACACAGAAAGACGTTACCACCTACGTTATTACAAAACATGCATGTGCGTCCATGATACGGATGCACGTGGATTCTGTGTTAAGAATGGACCTCACTGTGCCTTCGCGCATGGCAATCATGACCTTCGACCACCGGTCTACGACATCAAAGAAATACAGGCGCTGGAGAACCCCGATTCGGATCCGAACTCGTCGTCGAATGGGCCGAACATACTCGACAAAGAGAGGAATCTAATGAACGAAGATCCAAAGTGGCAGGACACGAATTATGTACTCAGTAATTATAAGACGGAGCCCTGTAAACGTCCACCTAGACTTTGCCGCCAGGGCTATGCTTGTCCGCAGTATCACAATAGCAAAGACAAGAGGCGCAGTCCACGTAAATACAAATACCG TCATTTTAGATCAACGCCATGCCCCAATGTGAAACACGGAGAGGAATGGGGTGAGCCGGGTAATTGCGAGCAAGGAGATGCTTGTACATATTGCCACACACGTACCGAGCAGCAATTCCACCCTGAAATATATAAATCGACAAAGTGCAACGACGTGCAGCAGGCTGGTTATTGTCCACGCGGAGTCTTCTGTGCCTTCGCACATGTTGATCGTGAGTGTACCCTCATAAATC TGTTGCCAACAGAAGAAATGAGCCTGGCGAGGGACATGGCGGTACCCATAGATTGTGGCACCAATCTGGCAGATATTCTCAGCAATGCGCTTCCACCTGACAAGCGCAGTCATGAAAAGGACAAACCACTTAGTGATAGCAGT AATGGAAGTGGTGAAGTATCAGAGTCGGCGAGTACCAGCAGCGTTGGTAGCAACAGTTCACACAATAAAGCTCCCGGTGCTCAGCTTCATAACTCCAATTCCAATACCACTGTAAATACTTCCAATCAGCAGAAATTAACAAGCATACTTTACAATGCCGGTTCCCTCCTGCAG GGTGAAATACGAAAGCAAATGGTTGCTATAGATAGTGATCCTCTATTAACAAAAGCTGAGAAGGCTCAACAGAAGCAAAGTCTATATATCGCTTATAGTTTGAATGGAACGCTGGGTAGCCATTCTCTAGCAACCACCGTTTCGCCGCTTTCGAGCTCATTTTATCCGAATGACACCGTGGAATCTGTAGTAG GAAATGCATTAGACGAGTTACATCTAGACGATCCTTTAAATTTAGTAGAATCAATTCATAGGGATACTAATTCACCAATTAGCAATTCGATATCAGCAGGCCTAGCGAGCTCTGGATTATTGGGAAGCTCGGCTCCAGTTAATATCCCCGGAATGGCTGAACGTTCTGTTCTATCTAATTTCTCACCATCTACATCCAGTCCGCTTCAGCAATTGCAATCAGCTAGCTTTCTTACCGGGTCCAGATTTTCTCATCAAGATTCGATGGAATCG ACAATGCCATTTATGAATCAAGTATCTGATCCATTTAGCAATCATATTTCGCAACTTAGCAGTTCAGCTTCTAAACTTAGCGGATTCAATAGTAGCTTATTTGATTTTACAAATCAAGGAATGTCTCCATCTCGTACGCAACCTCTCCCAGCATCTCCATTGGTAAATGCATTTTCCATTAGTCCGAGTAATACAGGATCTTTGTCTGAG GTGCAAAGGCTCAGAGAAGAGCTGACGTCGAGCCGCGCCCAGTTAGCGACCTGGGACGATCGAATTAATCAGGCAAGAGCAGCTTGCGCCGCGTGGCAATTAGAAACCGAAGAAGCTACAAGCAGAGCAAGAATTGCCGAACAGCAAAGGGATGAG GCCTTACTGAAAGTGAAAGCATTGACGGCCGAAAACGAGGCGTCTAGCGGTGGCCCGTATCTTCACGCTTTGAGAAGAATAAGTGAGCTCAGATCGTTATCGATAGCTgcattaaaaacaattcaatCGCAGCTACGCTCGGATCTCgaagaagtggaaaag GTGCTGTACAGAGAAACGGCAACAAAGTGCATGGTTTGTGAGGAACAAAATCGCACTGTTACCCTCTCACCCTGTAACCACTACGTGGTCTGCTCAACGTGCGCTCCAAATCAACGTGAGTGCCCGTACTGCCAGACTCCGGTTGTCTCCACAAGTTAG